In Myxococcales bacterium, a single window of DNA contains:
- a CDS encoding outer membrane lipoprotein carrier protein LolA, with the protein MRAHLAFSVLVACVASAGLFTPTVSRAQDGGGRAPEAAPPAPPPANVDDAVSRVQKFYDQSTTFQSDFVQEFVVKAYKATKSSAGTVTFSKPGRMDWVYTNPKDNRVVSDGNELKVYDAANKQLYQQQVDKSQYPAALAFLTGQGKLADHFNFELHQGAAANFSGGFVLAGTPKQPHPAYSKVFFYVDAATSQVRRVLIVDGQGNKNRFDFTTPRVNLPVSEQRFKFTPPAGTTVVKP; encoded by the coding sequence ATGCGCGCCCATCTTGCCTTCAGCGTTCTGGTTGCCTGCGTCGCTTCCGCCGGCCTTTTCACGCCCACCGTCTCTCGCGCACAAGACGGAGGCGGCCGCGCTCCCGAAGCCGCGCCGCCGGCGCCGCCACCGGCCAACGTCGACGACGCCGTGAGCCGCGTGCAGAAGTTCTACGACCAGTCGACGACCTTCCAGAGCGACTTCGTCCAGGAGTTCGTGGTGAAGGCCTACAAGGCCACCAAGTCGTCGGCGGGCACAGTCACCTTCTCGAAGCCCGGCCGCATGGATTGGGTCTACACGAACCCGAAAGACAACCGGGTCGTGTCCGACGGCAACGAGCTGAAGGTCTACGACGCCGCCAACAAGCAGCTCTACCAGCAGCAGGTCGACAAGTCGCAGTACCCCGCGGCGCTCGCCTTCCTAACGGGCCAGGGCAAACTCGCCGATCACTTCAACTTCGAGCTTCACCAGGGCGCCGCCGCCAACTTCAGCGGTGGCTTCGTGCTCGCGGGCACGCCGAAGCAACCTCATCCCGCTTACAGCAAGGTCTTCTTCTACGTCGACGCGGCGACGTCGCAGGTGCGCCGCGTGCTCATCGTCGACGGCCAAGGCAACAAGAACCGCTTCGACTTCACCACGCCGCGCGTGAACCTCCCCGTCAGCGAGCAGCGCTTCAAGTTCACGCCGCCGGCCGGCACCACCGTCGTCAAGCCCTAA
- a CDS encoding (2Fe-2S)-binding protein, giving the protein MPTVVFEAKGAKSVTVEAPEGGALGDMCDRSDAPIPFSCRSANCGTCRVAIEEGAELLLPPEDEELDILDVFNVTPDRHRLACQAKTRAGAGRLRLRAVEDDE; this is encoded by the coding sequence ATGCCGACCGTCGTGTTCGAAGCCAAAGGCGCCAAGTCCGTCACCGTCGAAGCGCCGGAGGGCGGAGCGTTGGGCGACATGTGCGATCGCTCGGACGCGCCGATCCCGTTCTCTTGCCGGAGCGCAAACTGCGGCACCTGCCGCGTGGCCATCGAAGAAGGCGCCGAGCTCCTCCTGCCCCCCGAAGACGAGGAGCTCGACATCCTCGACGTCTTCAACGTGACGCCCGATAGGCATCGCCTCGCGTGCCAGGCAAAGACGCGAGCGGGAGCCGGTAGGCTGCGCCTCCGCGCCGTCGAAGACGACGAGTGA